Proteins encoded by one window of Dietzia sp. B32:
- a CDS encoding MFS transporter, with amino-acid sequence MTDEPLTPATPRPVSTARVLTTLMVPMFMALLALSVINVALPVIGTALDSDSRGLQWVVSGYALAFGLLLVPSGRLGDATGRKRLFLAGVAVFVGGAVVAGFAQSIEMLNLARLIQGVGSGMLNPQTFGLIQKYFRGAARARAFATLATTVSIATASGPLVGGVLIEVLGDDLGWRAMFLVNVPLGVLAMVLGQRWLPDDRRLPPGEAGPDVGGSAARAGDMARLAAERDGGQYDGGEYDDEASRASRITAAVNAALPKPHPRPRRARLDLDPVGIVLLGVAVLSLMLPFLTRGGNPAYWALVPVGLGVLAAFAWWERRYERIGRPPLVNPDIFRDPAFRNGMIIVSIYFVGGTSLWIVMPMYLQFHLGYAPIDSAFVSLPASICAAISAQVAGRFVLQLGRRMVIGGFCLTITALLTFILLAGVVESGAVSYLIFMVPATLMGTAQGMTISPNQTLTLRAVDPAYGGVAGSIISLGQRMGTAVGTAMVPGVLFWIVETQDDWLLAFRVALGLIATLAAGALAFSIVDRRREVRCG; translated from the coding sequence CTGACCCCCGCGACGCCCCGGCCGGTGAGCACCGCCCGGGTCCTCACCACCCTGATGGTGCCGATGTTCATGGCGCTGCTCGCGCTGTCGGTGATCAACGTGGCGCTGCCGGTGATCGGCACGGCGCTGGACTCGGATTCCCGGGGCCTGCAGTGGGTGGTGTCCGGGTACGCGCTGGCGTTCGGGTTGCTGCTCGTCCCGTCGGGCCGACTGGGTGACGCGACCGGGCGCAAGCGGCTGTTCCTGGCGGGCGTGGCGGTGTTCGTCGGCGGCGCCGTCGTGGCCGGGTTCGCGCAGTCGATCGAGATGCTCAACCTGGCGCGCCTCATCCAGGGCGTCGGCTCGGGGATGCTCAACCCGCAGACGTTCGGGCTCATCCAGAAGTACTTCCGCGGGGCGGCCCGGGCGCGGGCGTTCGCCACCCTGGCCACCACGGTCTCCATCGCCACCGCGTCCGGGCCCCTGGTGGGCGGGGTGCTCATCGAGGTCCTCGGCGACGACCTGGGCTGGCGCGCGATGTTCCTGGTCAACGTGCCGCTCGGTGTGCTCGCGATGGTGCTGGGGCAGCGGTGGTTGCCCGACGACCGCCGCCTGCCGCCCGGTGAGGCGGGACCCGACGTGGGCGGGTCCGCCGCACGTGCCGGCGACATGGCGCGCCTGGCCGCCGAGCGGGATGGTGGCCAGTACGACGGCGGTGAGTACGACGACGAGGCCTCCCGCGCCTCGAGGATCACTGCTGCGGTGAACGCAGCCCTGCCGAAGCCGCATCCGCGGCCCCGGCGGGCACGGTTGGACCTCGACCCGGTCGGCATCGTCCTGCTCGGCGTGGCCGTGCTGTCCCTGATGCTCCCCTTCCTCACCCGCGGCGGGAACCCCGCCTACTGGGCGCTGGTGCCGGTCGGGCTGGGTGTCCTGGCCGCGTTCGCCTGGTGGGAGCGGCGGTACGAGCGCATCGGGCGACCGCCGCTGGTCAACCCGGACATCTTCCGCGACCCGGCGTTCCGCAACGGCATGATCATCGTGTCGATCTACTTCGTCGGCGGCACCAGCCTGTGGATCGTCATGCCGATGTACCTGCAGTTCCACCTGGGCTACGCGCCCATCGACTCGGCGTTCGTCAGCCTGCCCGCCTCGATCTGCGCGGCCATCTCGGCGCAGGTCGCCGGGCGATTCGTCCTCCAGCTCGGGCGGCGGATGGTCATCGGCGGGTTCTGCCTCACCATCACCGCCCTGCTGACGTTCATCCTGCTCGCGGGCGTCGTGGAGTCCGGGGCGGTGAGCTACCTGATCTTCATGGTCCCCGCCACGCTGATGGGCACCGCGCAGGGCATGACCATCTCCCCCAACCAGACGCTCACCCTGCGCGCGGTGGACCCGGCCTACGGCGGGGTCGCCGGCAGCATCATCTCGCTGGGCCAGCGCATGGGCACCGCGGTGGGTACGGCGATGGTGCCGGGCGTGCTGTTCTGGATCGTCGAGACGCAGGACGACTGGCTGCTGGCGTTCCGGGTGGCGCTGGGACTCATCGCGACCCTCGCCGCGGGAGCGTTGGCGTTCAGCATCGTCGACCGCCGCCGCGAGGTGCGCTGTGGCTGA
- a CDS encoding CAP domain-containing protein, whose translation MTRALHHLRRGLLLVAAASTTLALGAAPQASAQAPQIQLPQIHLPGLTIGFANPAPAGAVPAIDPASAEYRAQLEGATNAARAAHGLAPLAVDGGLTQVATNWSGTQAAQNRMFHNPDVGAQIPGGWGHHGENVLQNYAHATPQQLVGQWMASPGHRVNLLNPGHTSMGVGAAVAADGKLYATQVFARY comes from the coding sequence GTGACCCGAGCCCTCCATCACCTGCGGCGCGGCCTGCTCCTGGTCGCTGCGGCCTCCACCACCCTCGCGCTGGGCGCGGCCCCGCAGGCGTCGGCACAGGCGCCGCAGATCCAGCTTCCCCAGATCCACCTGCCGGGCCTGACGATCGGCTTCGCCAACCCCGCCCCCGCCGGTGCGGTGCCCGCGATCGATCCCGCCTCCGCCGAGTACCGCGCGCAGCTCGAGGGCGCGACCAACGCGGCCCGCGCCGCGCACGGCCTCGCCCCGCTCGCCGTCGACGGCGGTCTCACCCAGGTGGCCACCAACTGGAGCGGCACCCAGGCCGCGCAGAACCGGATGTTCCACAACCCGGACGTCGGCGCGCAGATCCCCGGCGGATGGGGCCACCACGGCGAGAACGTCCTGCAGAACTACGCCCACGCCACCCCGCAGCAGCTGGTGGGCCAGTGGATGGCATCGCCCGGCCACCGGGTGAACCTGCTCAACCCGGGCCACACGTCGATGGGCGTCGGTGCCGCGGTGGCCGCGGACGGCAAGCTCTACGCCACCCAGGTCTTCGCCCGGTACTGA
- a CDS encoding NADPH-dependent 2,4-dienoyl-CoA reductase, with the protein MGHSHAHLLSPITVGNLTLRNRIVMGSMHTGMEDRSRHLPELTAYFTERARGGAALMVTGGYAPNVEGWLLPAGSLMASRRMADKHRGLTDAVHAEGAHILLQVLHAGRYGYHPFVRSAASTTSPISMFRALALSSRGIERTIDDWVRAARLAARAGYDGIEVMGSEGYLINQFLAARTNDRTDAWGGTASRRMRFPEEIVRRIRAEVGPDFLLQYRISLLDLVDGGQSWEETAELAQRLESAGVDVFNTGIGWHESRIPTIVTSVPRAAFVDLTARLKQTVGVPVIASNRINTPDTAEQILAGGQADLVSMARPLLADPAFAAKVAEGRSDEVNLCIACNQACLDHSFANKRASCLVNPRAGRETELLLTVAPTRRRVAVVGAGPAGLACAEAAASRGLAVEVFEASDEIGGQFRYAMRVPGKEEFAASIAYFSRRLDVLGVPVHTGRRARPDDLTGFDHVVIATGVRPREITIPGADHPMVMTYPELLTGARTPGRRVAVIGAGGIGVDVSQFLLAGGPGIAVDGREPSGHSTDVEAWRRHWGVANPAFERAGLGKAVHADPAHEVHLLQRKTSRIGRGLGKTTGWVHRAELEAGGVRQYTGVTYQKIDDDGLHILDPEGRPQVVRVDSVVVCAGQESVRDLVGRADRPGAGVGGRVHVIGGADVAAELDAKRAIKQGVELAAAL; encoded by the coding sequence ATGGGCCACAGTCATGCTCACCTCCTCAGCCCGATCACCGTCGGAAACCTCACCCTGCGCAACCGCATCGTCATGGGGTCCATGCACACCGGGATGGAAGACCGGTCCAGGCACCTGCCCGAGCTCACCGCCTACTTCACCGAGCGGGCGCGCGGCGGCGCCGCCCTCATGGTCACGGGCGGGTACGCGCCCAATGTGGAGGGATGGCTGCTGCCGGCGGGCTCGCTGATGGCCTCCCGCCGGATGGCCGACAAGCACCGCGGGCTCACCGACGCCGTCCACGCCGAGGGCGCGCACATCCTCCTGCAGGTCCTTCACGCCGGTCGCTACGGGTACCACCCGTTCGTCCGCTCGGCCGCGTCGACCACGTCACCGATCAGCATGTTCAGGGCGCTCGCCCTGAGCTCCCGGGGCATCGAGCGGACCATCGACGACTGGGTCCGCGCCGCCCGCCTGGCGGCGCGCGCGGGGTACGACGGCATCGAGGTCATGGGCTCCGAGGGCTACCTCATCAACCAGTTCCTCGCCGCCCGGACCAACGACCGCACCGACGCCTGGGGCGGCACCGCGAGCAGGCGGATGCGGTTCCCCGAGGAGATCGTGCGCCGCATCCGCGCCGAGGTGGGCCCCGACTTCCTGCTGCAGTACCGGATCAGCCTGCTCGACCTGGTCGACGGCGGCCAGTCGTGGGAGGAGACCGCCGAGCTCGCGCAGCGCCTGGAGTCCGCCGGCGTCGACGTGTTCAACACCGGCATCGGCTGGCACGAGTCACGCATCCCCACCATCGTCACCTCCGTGCCGCGGGCCGCGTTCGTCGACCTCACCGCCCGGCTCAAGCAGACCGTCGGCGTCCCGGTGATCGCCTCCAACCGCATCAACACCCCGGACACCGCCGAGCAGATCCTCGCCGGCGGGCAGGCGGACCTGGTGTCCATGGCGCGGCCGCTACTGGCCGACCCGGCGTTCGCGGCCAAGGTCGCCGAGGGGCGGTCCGACGAGGTCAACCTCTGCATCGCCTGCAACCAGGCCTGCCTCGACCACTCCTTCGCGAACAAGCGCGCCTCCTGCCTGGTCAACCCGCGCGCGGGCCGCGAGACGGAGCTGCTGCTCACCGTGGCGCCCACGCGGCGCCGGGTGGCGGTGGTCGGCGCGGGACCCGCGGGGCTGGCGTGCGCGGAGGCCGCCGCGTCCCGCGGGCTCGCGGTGGAGGTGTTCGAGGCCTCCGACGAGATCGGCGGGCAGTTCCGCTACGCGATGCGCGTCCCGGGCAAGGAGGAGTTCGCGGCGTCGATCGCCTACTTCAGCCGTCGCCTGGACGTCCTCGGCGTGCCCGTCCACACCGGTCGCCGCGCCCGCCCGGACGATCTCACCGGGTTCGACCACGTGGTGATCGCCACCGGGGTCCGGCCGCGCGAGATCACGATCCCCGGCGCCGATCACCCCATGGTGATGACCTACCCCGAGCTGCTCACCGGCGCACGCACCCCCGGTCGCCGGGTCGCGGTGATCGGCGCCGGCGGGATCGGTGTGGACGTCTCCCAGTTCCTGTTGGCCGGCGGGCCCGGGATCGCCGTCGACGGCCGCGAACCGAGCGGCCACTCCACGGATGTGGAGGCGTGGCGGCGCCACTGGGGCGTGGCGAACCCGGCGTTCGAGCGGGCAGGCCTGGGGAAGGCCGTGCACGCCGATCCCGCCCACGAGGTGCACCTGCTCCAGCGCAAGACCTCGCGCATCGGGCGGGGACTGGGCAAGACCACCGGCTGGGTGCATCGCGCCGAGCTCGAGGCCGGCGGCGTCCGGCAGTACACCGGGGTGACCTACCAGAAGATCGACGACGACGGGCTGCACATCCTCGACCCGGAAGGCCGTCCGCAGGTCGTGCGGGTGGACTCGGTGGTGGTGTGCGCGGGCCAGGAGTCGGTGCGCGATCTGGTCGGCCGGGCCGATCGTCCGGGGGCCGGTGTTGGCGGCCGGGTCCACGTGATCGGTGGCGCGGATGTGGCCGCCGAGCTGGACGCCAAGCGGGCGATCAAGCAGGGCGTGGAGCTCGCGGCAGCGCTCTAG
- a CDS encoding TetR family transcriptional regulator — translation MALTKTAVVDTALELLRESGLPGMSMRTLATRLGVQPSALYWHVPSKQALLTVVAERILATMGPVGAGRSAADGLRAVGEALRAAVTGVPDGAEIVALGLAAGAVNPVAEVVEATCARHGLQGRAPGLTTALTGYVVGLSLEEQTHHNLTVADPDTPAVEFDPRFREGLDALLAGVQA, via the coding sequence GTGGCCCTGACTAAGACGGCGGTCGTCGACACCGCCCTGGAACTGCTCCGCGAGTCGGGGCTTCCCGGCATGTCGATGCGCACGCTGGCGACCCGACTGGGGGTCCAGCCGAGTGCGTTGTACTGGCACGTCCCGTCCAAGCAGGCCCTGCTCACGGTTGTCGCCGAGCGCATCCTCGCGACCATGGGTCCGGTCGGTGCCGGGCGGTCGGCCGCCGATGGGCTCCGCGCGGTCGGCGAGGCCCTGCGTGCGGCCGTCACGGGTGTGCCGGACGGCGCCGAGATCGTGGCACTGGGTCTGGCCGCGGGTGCGGTGAACCCGGTTGCCGAGGTGGTGGAGGCGACGTGCGCCCGCCACGGACTTCAGGGCCGGGCGCCGGGGTTGACCACGGCCCTGACCGGGTACGTGGTGGGCCTGAGCCTGGAGGAACAGACCCACCACAACCTCACGGTCGCCGACCCCGACACTCCGGCGGTCGAGTTCGACCCGCGCTTCCGGGAGGGGCTCGACGCGCTGCTCGCCGGCGTCCAGGCCTGA
- the bioB gene encoding biotin synthase BioB, producing the protein MAITTPRWHELADHVLDGGVVTAADALAVLDSPDAELMEVVAAASRLRFEHFGNKVKVNYLVNLKSGLCPEDCFYCSQRLNSTAGILRYTWLNTDEAVTAAKAGIAAGASRVCLVASGTGPSNREVGKVSDIIEAIKSDTPGVEVCACLGALKDGQAEKLCASGADAYNHNLNTAESHYEDICTTHTYADREHTVAQAHGAGLSACSGFIAGMGETHDQLVELAFDLRAKGVDSIPVNFLLPFDGTPLEGVDTLNPRDCLRILAMVRFVAPDTEIRVAAGRERHLGHLQGIALYVANSLFLGDYLTSEGQPGGEDLQMIADAGLEVLQMDHPAGVDGDEAAEASPAAGPAAPATVAGREKKVAIRTRGAGTSEPANA; encoded by the coding sequence ATGGCCATCACGACCCCCCGCTGGCACGAGCTCGCGGATCACGTACTCGACGGCGGAGTCGTCACCGCGGCGGACGCCCTCGCCGTACTCGACTCGCCGGACGCCGAGCTCATGGAGGTGGTCGCGGCCGCGTCCCGGCTGCGGTTCGAGCACTTCGGCAACAAGGTCAAGGTCAACTACCTGGTCAACCTCAAGAGCGGCCTGTGCCCGGAGGACTGCTTCTACTGCTCGCAGCGGCTCAATTCCACCGCCGGCATCCTGCGCTACACCTGGCTGAACACCGACGAGGCCGTCACCGCGGCCAAAGCGGGCATCGCGGCCGGCGCCTCGCGCGTGTGCCTGGTCGCCAGCGGCACCGGCCCCAGCAACCGCGAGGTCGGCAAGGTCTCCGACATCATCGAGGCCATCAAGTCCGACACCCCGGGCGTCGAGGTGTGCGCCTGCCTGGGCGCACTGAAGGACGGCCAGGCCGAGAAGCTGTGCGCGAGCGGCGCCGACGCCTACAACCACAACCTCAACACGGCCGAGAGTCACTACGAGGACATCTGCACCACCCACACCTACGCCGACCGTGAGCACACGGTCGCCCAGGCGCACGGCGCCGGGCTCTCGGCGTGCTCGGGCTTCATCGCCGGCATGGGCGAGACGCACGACCAGCTCGTCGAGCTCGCCTTCGATCTGCGGGCCAAGGGCGTCGACTCGATCCCGGTCAACTTCCTGCTGCCGTTCGACGGCACCCCGCTCGAGGGCGTGGACACCCTCAACCCGCGCGACTGCCTGCGCATCCTCGCGATGGTCCGCTTCGTCGCCCCCGACACGGAGATCCGCGTGGCCGCCGGCCGGGAGCGCCACCTCGGCCACCTGCAGGGGATCGCCCTGTACGTCGCCAACTCGCTGTTCCTGGGCGACTACCTCACCAGCGAGGGCCAGCCCGGCGGCGAGGACCTGCAGATGATCGCCGACGCCGGGCTCGAGGTCCTCCAGATGGACCATCCGGCCGGGGTCGACGGGGACGAGGCCGCCGAGGCCTCCCCCGCCGCCGGCCCGGCCGCGCCTGCCACCGTCGCCGGGCGGGAGAAGAAGGTGGCCATCCGCACCCGCGGGGCCGGCACCAGCGAGCCCGCGAACGCCTGA
- a CDS encoding adenosylmethionine--8-amino-7-oxononanoate transaminase, which translates to MLAAEAGQAATAALLAADAEHVWHPYGGFPASTPPLPVVSADGVRLRLADGRELIDGMSSWWAAIHGYRHPHLDAAAHRQVDTMSHVMFGGLTHAPAVELASRLARMAPGELNKVFLADSGSVSVEVAAKMAIQYQRSLGRPDRTRLATWRGGYHGDTLSPMSVCDPHGGMHSMWRGVVAEQVFAPQPPADYCADYVAELERVIRGHSGELAGIIVEPVVQGAGGMRFHHPDYLRDLRRLADETSMLLIFDEIATGFGRTGELWAADHAGVAPDVMCVGKALTGGYLTLAATLTTDRVAEVISAGEAGGLAHGPTFMGNPLACAVACASLDLVEAGGWRRDVPRIEARLRHGLAPALDVPGVVDVRVLGAIGVIQVAEPVEMTTTTTAITSHGVWLRPFRDLIYTMPPYVFTDDEIDRICAAAVSGARAAAGAAAAGAGAGR; encoded by the coding sequence ATGCTCGCCGCCGAGGCCGGGCAGGCCGCCACCGCCGCGCTGTTGGCCGCCGACGCCGAGCACGTCTGGCACCCCTACGGCGGGTTCCCGGCGAGCACGCCGCCGCTGCCGGTCGTCTCCGCCGATGGCGTCCGGCTGCGGCTGGCGGACGGGCGCGAGCTCATCGACGGCATGAGCTCGTGGTGGGCGGCGATCCACGGCTACCGGCACCCGCACCTCGACGCCGCCGCGCACCGTCAGGTCGACACGATGAGCCACGTGATGTTCGGCGGGCTCACGCACGCCCCGGCCGTCGAGCTGGCGAGCCGGCTCGCGCGGATGGCGCCGGGCGAGCTGAACAAGGTGTTCCTCGCCGACTCGGGCTCTGTGTCCGTAGAAGTCGCGGCGAAGATGGCCATCCAGTACCAGCGCTCGCTCGGTCGTCCCGATCGCACGCGGTTGGCGACGTGGCGCGGCGGCTACCACGGCGACACGCTCTCCCCGATGAGTGTGTGTGATCCTCACGGCGGCATGCACTCGATGTGGCGCGGCGTGGTGGCCGAGCAGGTGTTCGCGCCGCAGCCGCCCGCCGACTACTGCGCCGACTACGTCGCCGAGCTCGAGCGGGTGATCCGCGGGCACTCGGGCGAGCTGGCGGGGATCATCGTGGAGCCGGTGGTCCAGGGCGCGGGCGGGATGCGCTTCCACCATCCCGACTACCTGCGTGACCTGCGCCGGTTGGCCGACGAGACGAGCATGCTGCTCATCTTTGACGAGATCGCCACCGGCTTCGGCCGCACCGGCGAGCTGTGGGCGGCCGACCACGCGGGCGTCGCCCCGGACGTGATGTGTGTGGGCAAGGCCCTGACCGGCGGGTATCTCACCCTCGCCGCGACCCTCACCACCGACCGGGTGGCCGAGGTCATCAGCGCCGGTGAGGCGGGGGGCCTGGCGCACGGGCCGACCTTCATGGGCAATCCGTTGGCGTGCGCGGTGGCGTGCGCGTCGTTGGATCTGGTGGAGGCCGGCGGGTGGCGGCGCGACGTGCCGCGCATCGAGGCGCGCCTGCGCCACGGGCTGGCGCCGGCGCTCGACGTACCCGGCGTGGTGGACGTGCGGGTGCTGGGGGCGATCGGGGTGATCCAGGTGGCCGAGCCGGTGGAGATGACGACGACGACAACGGCGATCACCTCCCACGGCGTGTGGCTACGCCCCTTCCGGGATCTCATCTACACGATGCCGCCCTATGTCTTTACGGATGACGAGATCGACCGGATCTGTGCGGCGGCGGTGTCCGGAGCGAGAGCAGCAGCCGGGGCTGCGGCGGCGGGGGCGGGGGCGGGCCGATGA
- a CDS encoding CAP domain-containing protein — MRHPLRSAVATGAAALLLASGTGTASAQGSLELALPFFAAIPGLSSLAAGTPGAAPAPVTDPAAAGASELLPEEVRLMAFEGSVVAAVNEARLVVGADRLVTDHELEASARERAAELAAGDPTTGEVTVPADARVGADPDAPDADADADRADRAGDRTVLALPAGASPQQALAALLGDTGMRERMLDGEFVRVGVGVATAEDGTVHVVQDFARD, encoded by the coding sequence GTGCGTCATCCCCTTCGTTCCGCCGTCGCCACCGGGGCGGCCGCCCTCCTACTCGCCTCCGGTACGGGTACGGCGTCGGCGCAGGGTTCCCTGGAGCTCGCCCTGCCGTTCTTCGCCGCGATCCCCGGTCTGTCCTCGCTCGCCGCGGGGACCCCGGGAGCAGCACCCGCCCCGGTGACCGACCCGGCGGCTGCCGGCGCCTCCGAGCTGCTGCCGGAGGAGGTCAGGCTGATGGCGTTCGAGGGCAGCGTGGTGGCGGCGGTCAACGAGGCCCGCCTCGTGGTGGGCGCCGACCGGCTCGTCACCGACCACGAGCTCGAGGCCTCGGCCCGCGAGCGCGCGGCGGAGCTCGCCGCCGGCGACCCCACGACCGGGGAGGTGACCGTCCCCGCGGACGCCCGGGTGGGTGCCGACCCCGACGCCCCCGACGCGGACGCGGACGCCGACCGTGCCGACCGTGCGGGCGACCGGACCGTGTTGGCACTGCCCGCCGGCGCCAGCCCGCAGCAGGCACTCGCGGCACTCCTCGGCGACACCGGCATGCGTGAGCGGATGCTGGACGGCGAGTTCGTCCGAGTCGGCGTGGGGGTGGCCACCGCCGAGGACGGCACCGTGCACGTGGTGCAGGATTTCGCCCGCGACTGA
- the bioD gene encoding ATP-dependent dethiobiotin synthetase BioD has protein sequence MTTSSGSASPPASPDAAIPPAPAPVIITGTGTDVGKTVATAALAALGRSEDLDVGICKPIQTGLGPGEPGDAHEAARLSGVRRVMEVRRLPDPLAPETAARVAGLPQSTLPELIDPIRAWLRASGGSAPDSAPDSAATSGPARGRLDLVEGAGGVLVRLGTGLTVLDLARSLDAPVIVVARAGLGTLSDTELTVRAIEAAGLRCAGIVIGSWPADPDLAERCNLEDLPRLTGVPVLGRVPAGAGALSPDEFGRRAPGWFESGPVTALRRDAPSAEVTPAAGT, from the coding sequence ATGACCACCTCGTCCGGCTCCGCGTCCCCGCCCGCCTCGCCCGACGCCGCGATCCCGCCCGCCCCGGCGCCGGTCATCATCACCGGTACCGGCACCGACGTGGGCAAAACCGTCGCCACCGCCGCGCTGGCCGCCCTCGGCCGGTCGGAGGACCTGGACGTGGGGATCTGCAAGCCGATCCAGACGGGGCTGGGCCCGGGCGAACCGGGCGACGCCCACGAGGCCGCGCGCCTGTCCGGGGTGCGGCGGGTGATGGAGGTCCGTCGGCTGCCCGATCCGCTGGCGCCCGAGACCGCCGCCCGCGTCGCCGGCCTGCCGCAGTCCACTCTTCCCGAGTTGATCGATCCGATCCGCGCGTGGCTCCGCGCCAGTGGTGGGTCGGCGCCCGACTCCGCGCCCGACTCCGCGGCGACCTCCGGACCTGCACGGGGGCGCCTGGATCTGGTCGAGGGCGCCGGCGGGGTGCTCGTCCGGCTCGGTACCGGCCTCACCGTCCTCGACCTCGCCCGGTCACTCGACGCCCCGGTCATCGTGGTCGCGAGGGCCGGACTGGGCACGCTGTCGGACACCGAGCTCACGGTCCGCGCGATCGAGGCGGCGGGTCTGCGGTGCGCGGGGATCGTCATCGGGTCCTGGCCGGCCGACCCGGACCTCGCCGAGCGGTGCAACCTCGAGGATCTACCCCGCCTGACCGGGGTTCCGGTGCTCGGCCGGGTGCCCGCGGGTGCCGGGGCGCTGTCGCCGGACGAGTTCGGGCGGCGCGCACCGGGGTGGTTCGAGTCGGGGCCGGTGACCGCCCTCCGGCGGGACGCCCCCAGCGCGGAGGTCACTCCTGCGGCCGGTACCTGA
- a CDS encoding 8-amino-7-oxononanoate synthase: MTGRNSPALDWLDDAAADRTARHVRRVLSPRAADDGVIDLASNDYLGLGRHPEVVDAAVSATRRWGAGATGSRLVTGTTQDHQALEAELAEFCHTPAALVFSSGYTANLGAVVALSGRGSLIVSDGGSHASLVDACRLSRARVVVVDRGDVAAVARALAGRTEERALVVTDSVYSADGELAPLLALHGASRAHGAVLLVDEAHGLGVRGYGGRGLVQELGLSGHEDVVVTATLSKALGSQGGVVLTSERVREHLISSARTFIFDTGLAPSAVGAARAALGVLRRDPELASRVVEVAEHLAAVTGAEQPRSAVVSVVLGDPARAVSAASRCLELGVRVGCFRPPSVPEGTARLRLTARADLSDADLARACDVLAQVLAEHGHPVGAAARLEGARA; this comes from the coding sequence ATGACCGGGCGCAACTCCCCCGCGTTGGACTGGCTCGACGACGCCGCCGCCGACCGGACCGCCCGCCACGTCCGGCGGGTGCTGTCCCCGCGCGCGGCTGATGACGGCGTGATCGACCTCGCGTCCAACGACTACCTGGGCCTGGGCCGGCACCCCGAGGTCGTGGACGCGGCCGTGTCCGCGACGCGCCGCTGGGGTGCGGGCGCGACGGGATCGAGGCTGGTCACGGGCACTACCCAGGATCATCAGGCGTTGGAGGCCGAGCTCGCCGAGTTCTGCCACACGCCCGCTGCGCTCGTGTTCTCGTCCGGGTACACCGCCAACCTCGGAGCCGTGGTGGCGCTGTCCGGGCGGGGATCGCTCATCGTCTCCGACGGCGGCTCCCACGCCTCACTCGTGGACGCGTGCCGCCTGTCGAGGGCCCGAGTCGTCGTCGTCGACCGGGGTGACGTCGCCGCCGTGGCCCGGGCTTTGGCCGGGCGCACCGAGGAGCGCGCGCTGGTCGTCACCGACTCGGTGTACAGCGCCGACGGCGAGTTGGCTCCCCTGCTCGCGCTGCACGGGGCGAGCCGCGCGCACGGCGCCGTCCTGCTGGTCGACGAGGCCCACGGCCTCGGCGTGCGCGGCTACGGCGGCCGGGGACTCGTGCAGGAGCTGGGGCTCAGCGGGCACGAGGACGTGGTGGTCACGGCGACCCTGTCCAAGGCACTCGGGTCGCAGGGCGGGGTGGTGCTGACCTCGGAGCGGGTGCGCGAGCACCTCATCAGCAGTGCCCGCACCTTCATCTTTGACACCGGACTCGCCCCTTCCGCGGTGGGCGCGGCCCGCGCTGCGCTCGGCGTCCTGCGGCGCGACCCCGAGCTCGCCTCGCGCGTCGTGGAGGTCGCCGAGCACCTCGCCGCGGTGACCGGCGCCGAGCAGCCGCGGTCGGCGGTGGTGTCGGTGGTTCTGGGCGATCCCGCCCGCGCGGTCTCCGCGGCCTCGCGGTGCCTCGAGCTGGGCGTCCGCGTGGGGTGCTTCCGGCCGCCGTCGGTTCCCGAGGGCACCGCGCGGTTGCGCCTCACCGCCCGGGCGGACCTCTCCGACGCCGACCTGGCCCGCGCCTGCGACGTGCTCGCGCAGGTGTTGGCCGAGCACGGGCACCCGGTTGGCGCGGCCGCGCGGCTCGAGGGGGCCCGCGCATGA
- a CDS encoding CAP domain-containing protein — MRTIVRRRIGAVAAAAATFLALTAPVTAAQSLSFTVGAPAPCEQATPAEVDQVISDIHEHTNRERAAAKVAPVARLDSLDRIAQNWSERMAAEDRMYHNPDIKAQVTATYTGQWRSYGENVLQNWCGASGEALVQQWMNSLPHRLNLLNPAHTHLGVGLEVADSRKLYSTQNFVRLS; from the coding sequence ATGCGAACCATCGTCAGGCGGCGCATCGGCGCCGTCGCCGCCGCTGCGGCCACCTTCCTCGCCCTGACCGCCCCCGTCACCGCCGCCCAGTCCCTCAGCTTCACCGTGGGCGCGCCCGCCCCCTGCGAGCAGGCGACCCCGGCCGAGGTCGACCAGGTGATCTCGGACATCCACGAGCACACCAACCGCGAGCGCGCCGCCGCCAAGGTGGCTCCCGTCGCGCGACTCGACAGCCTGGACCGGATCGCCCAGAACTGGAGCGAGCGGATGGCGGCCGAGGACCGGATGTACCACAACCCGGACATCAAGGCCCAGGTCACCGCGACCTACACAGGCCAGTGGCGCAGCTACGGCGAGAACGTGCTGCAGAACTGGTGCGGCGCCTCCGGCGAGGCGCTCGTCCAGCAGTGGATGAACTCCCTGCCGCATCGCCTCAACCTGCTCAACCCGGCACACACCCACCTCGGCGTGGGCCTGGAGGTCGCGGACAGCCGGAAGCTGTACTCCACCCAGAACTTCGTCCGACTGAGCTGA